The Lewinellaceae bacterium genome has a segment encoding these proteins:
- a CDS encoding T9SS type A sorting domain-containing protein has protein sequence MKKYYTGKFFLLSLLSFFISFDASLAQTTSLFFENQDVEPGTMVDVDLKVSAFQDMLGMQFSVNWDPNVLDFQNVENFGIDDITKEANFGLDSVGAGRLGFLWIDNSLSGVALVDSSVLFSIKFIVIGDPNSATSVSFSNIPTLIELSDENGVIESEMVSGTLNVTEPNATFFNNAPDQIKVIDCYPNPFSAFTTLDFEMAHGNQLTLSIKDAKGKVVQERHEYFPAGKHKIILNKDSFPSAGIYFYELVSREFKVSQKIIHISN, from the coding sequence ATGAAAAAATATTATACTGGAAAATTTTTCCTACTATCCCTCCTGTCGTTTTTCATTTCCTTTGACGCCTCCCTGGCGCAGACTACTTCACTTTTTTTCGAAAATCAGGATGTAGAACCCGGCACAATGGTTGATGTCGACCTAAAAGTATCCGCTTTTCAGGATATGCTTGGTATGCAGTTTTCTGTAAATTGGGATCCCAATGTACTTGATTTTCAGAATGTTGAAAATTTTGGTATTGATGATATCACCAAAGAAGCTAATTTTGGCTTGGATTCGGTAGGTGCAGGTCGACTGGGATTCTTGTGGATCGATAACAGCCTTTCTGGTGTGGCCTTGGTAGATAGTTCTGTATTATTCTCTATTAAATTTATAGTCATTGGAGACCCTAACTCCGCCACCTCAGTCAGCTTTTCAAACATACCAACACTTATCGAACTCTCTGACGAAAACGGAGTAATCGAATCAGAGATGGTCAGTGGAACGCTTAACGTTACTGAACCTAATGCTACTTTTTTTAATAATGCCCCGGATCAAATTAAAGTAATAGACTGTTACCCCAACCCGTTCTCTGCCTTTACCACACTGGATTTTGAAATGGCTCACGGAAACCAATTGACGCTTTCAATTAAGGACGCGAAAGGAAAAGTTGTTCAAGAACGACATGAGTATTTTCCAGCCGGAAAGCACAAGATTATTTTAAATAAAGACTCATTTCCTTCAGCAGGAATTTACTTTTATGAATTGGTTTCCAGAGAATTTAAAGTCTCTCAAAAAATTATTCATATAAGTAATTAA
- a CDS encoding gliding motility-associated C-terminal domain-containing protein: MTRIFTCLLSRLATMVFIIVAQVSFGFSSPSFFSNSTSDNLSDQDLGGFTLSMTSISANQGDVVCLPITVNGFNDVIGMQFTIHYDQTALSYSSLTNFNLPGLSISNYGTPDNGQTPGTITMSWLDNTFAGVTVPDGDPIFELCLNVTADNAIAAVNFSGTPVAIEIIDSNDNELAASTNNATVTIGTGGSGGGGDLMFSLSDETVAQGQQVCVGVSVSGFTDVIGMQYTVRYDPAALTFVSVGSFNLTGLSVSNFGTPDNGTANGVVTMSWTDNTFAGLSLPDGTQIFEICFTATGSGNTSVFFSNSPVPLEVLDAGENIINAGTNNGTVTITGGSGGGNMSLSLSNESVVQGQQVCVGVSASQFVNIIGMQFTIGYNASVLTYNSISSLNLTGLSESNFGTPANGTSPGVITLSWTDNTFNGVSVPNGTQLFEVCFTASGSAGTTPVTFLGAPVALEVIDVAENTVVTNTQNGSVTITGGSGGGDGFMINVSDETVAQGATACVGISVDDFTNIIGTQFTVNYNAAALSFQTFQGFNLPGLTASNFANPSAGTLTFSWIDNTFAGVTLPAGTTIFEACFTATGAAGTTAVSIGNSPVPVEILDVDENLVTATTNNGSVTITGGTGGVDGFMINVSDETVAQGATACVGISVDDFTNIIGTQFTVNYNAAALSFQTFQGFNLPGLTASNFANPSAGTLTFSWIDNTFAGVTLPAGTTIFEACFTATGAAGTTAVSIGNSPVPVEILDVDENLVTATTNNGSVTITGGTGGVDGFMINVSDETVAQGATACVGISVDDFTNIIGTQFTVNYNAAALSFQTFQGFNLPGLTASNFANPSAGTLTFSWIDNTFAGVTLPAGTTIFEACFTATGAAGTTAVSIGNSPVPVEILDVDENLVTATTNNGSVTITGGTGGVDGFMINVSDETVAQGATACVGISVDDFTNIIGTQFTVNYNAAALSFQTFQGFNLPGLTASNFANPSAGTLTFSWIDNTFAGVTLPAGTTIFEACFTATGAAGTTAVSIGNNPVPVEILDVNENLVTATTNNGSVTITNGTGGGQLTVNVGVESVEQGNMVCVPITVNDFTNIIGAQLSLSYNPANLSFSNFSGFGLPGLSASNFGNPVAGSITFSWTDNTFAGVTLANGTQIFEVCFTAVGAAGVVTPVNIVNNPAAVEFIDVNDNPVTATIHNGSVTITDPNVDPSNAGFSLTLSEETAMTGQTVCVDMIVNNFGSISGMDFSINYNPALLNFVSIGNFNLTGLDLGDFNYPGSGTSAGKITLSWDNASAVSLPDGTAVFEICFQVIGPGGSVSAVSFTSNPVGINITDGNGASVETNLDHGSVTILSDGGNNYDGFTLVLSEESATAMGEQVCVSMEVYDFANIIGMQFTINYNPTLLGFVSVGNFNLQGLTEGNFGTPGNGQSPGTITFSWTDQDLTGESAADGTALFEICFTTLFNNGTTPVQFSNSPVAIEIINTNDQEVPAATDNGSVTIGGNVQAEGFALFIEDISASPGDQICLDVTAQDFIDLNGIQFTINYDQAALQFLNVGAFNLPSLSASNFNTTNPGKIVLSWDDPTLQGVTLIGSDSTLFEMCFNVIGTSSTALTFGNSPVTIEAVDVNDNIIDPIDSDDPGIITIGTAVPPSITNFLVTPVSCNGSGDGVISIDAISGNGPFAYLWSLVGEDGSTISGLEPGTYYVTVVDASTTLLTSASFTVTQPGPLTISNINVVDVVCANEATGSISITVTGGTMPYMVEWSGGLPDGLVQNNLAAGVYSVTVTDARGCTASTTITVDGSNNPLNITSLIPVNVPGGAVNLTVTGGTGAGTYDYSWTGPGTFMATTEDITGLSQPGNYCVTVTDNAGCTDEACVQVGENIIINSFQINNTCVGTSQGGINIEVTGGVGLLTYQWALQGGTNNPISLSQDIINQPAGNYTVTISDVNNNQITGSFQIQNYSTLTYGATIGPALNGNDGSIVLNNFQNGTPLSYQWSPNVSNTTFEAYNLSAGQYCVTVTDQNGCQTNACYMVPAAPLAFTGEVTTDVSCNGYSNGILAVTVSGGIPPYTYVADAGPSPIANVTGAFMVNTLSAGTVNYTITDAQGTVIGGSSQINQPDQITYNSAVVNDVEGPACSGKIVLDINGGTGPYSVTWNSGIGGTQPIGLCGGDYVPSITDSHGCQLFATEAIVVSELSDSVSIVDVTCQGDENGLIDLSPFGANTYTFEWRKQGSPAIISTNEDLPDFGPGTYTVEITDETGAVLINTYEIGTQSNLAVNVNITSNYNGYAVKCSDSSDGTALAAGSNGVGVYSYEWEYGGSLFSVGANLTNATAGTYNLIAIDELGCEAMEVITLSAPPVLNAVEAVEDVSCDGLQDGSIEVAGFGGVPDYVYQWSNPNIGSANNFLAAGNYGLTVTDANGCTIVRSYNIVEPTPIQVTIVAEPATEPGTGYSDCSGSNGSVSAIVTGGNGEYNYNWLNIEVIDLNQDVITGLCPGPYYLQVTDSNGCESLSGTVVGEVEDRRFPCLEQRVVITPDGNGSNDEFIIFCIGELPDNHLEIYNRWGQLVYQTDNYDNSWEGNSFNGDPLPEGPYYFILEYQSPDGIIQTKGSLTIVR; encoded by the coding sequence ATGACCAGAATTTTTACTTGCCTTTTATCAAGGCTGGCTACTATGGTGTTTATCATAGTGGCTCAGGTGTCTTTCGGATTTTCTAGCCCATCCTTTTTTTCCAATTCAACTTCAGACAATCTTTCGGATCAGGACCTTGGAGGATTTACCTTGTCAATGACAAGCATAAGTGCTAACCAGGGCGATGTTGTTTGTCTGCCGATTACCGTCAATGGGTTTAATGACGTGATCGGGATGCAGTTCACTATTCATTATGATCAGACTGCGTTGAGTTATTCTTCCTTGACCAATTTCAATTTGCCGGGTTTATCCATAAGCAATTATGGAACGCCTGACAACGGTCAAACACCAGGGACGATAACCATGTCCTGGCTGGATAACACCTTTGCAGGGGTAACTGTCCCCGATGGAGACCCCATTTTCGAGTTATGCCTCAATGTAACGGCAGATAACGCGATCGCAGCGGTTAATTTTTCCGGTACTCCGGTGGCTATTGAAATTATTGATTCCAACGACAATGAGCTGGCTGCATCAACAAACAATGCTACCGTTACTATTGGTACCGGTGGCAGTGGCGGCGGGGGAGACCTCATGTTTTCCTTGTCTGATGAAACGGTTGCCCAGGGGCAGCAGGTTTGTGTTGGCGTAAGCGTTAGCGGTTTCACTGATGTCATCGGCATGCAGTATACCGTCAGGTATGACCCTGCAGCACTTACTTTTGTTTCAGTAGGCAGCTTTAATCTCACTGGGCTCTCTGTAAGTAATTTCGGAACTCCCGATAACGGAACAGCTAATGGAGTGGTTACCATGTCCTGGACCGATAATACCTTTGCAGGACTTTCCTTACCCGATGGTACTCAAATTTTTGAAATTTGTTTCACAGCAACAGGTAGTGGAAATACTTCTGTTTTCTTCAGCAATAGCCCTGTACCTCTTGAGGTGCTTGATGCTGGCGAAAATATTATTAATGCTGGTACGAATAACGGAACAGTAACCATTACAGGCGGTAGTGGAGGAGGTAATATGTCTTTATCACTTTCCAATGAATCCGTAGTGCAAGGGCAGCAGGTTTGTGTCGGGGTTTCTGCTTCTCAGTTTGTGAACATTATTGGCATGCAATTCACGATTGGGTACAATGCTTCGGTATTGACTTACAATTCTATTTCCAGCCTTAACCTTACCGGCCTTTCTGAAAGTAATTTTGGTACCCCGGCCAATGGAACATCGCCCGGTGTGATTACCCTCTCCTGGACCGATAACACCTTTAATGGAGTTTCCGTTCCCAATGGAACACAGCTCTTTGAAGTGTGTTTTACAGCTTCAGGTTCAGCAGGAACTACTCCGGTTACTTTCCTGGGAGCACCCGTTGCCCTGGAAGTTATAGATGTTGCTGAAAATACTGTTGTAACCAATACACAAAATGGTAGTGTTACCATCACAGGTGGTTCGGGTGGCGGCGACGGCTTCATGATCAATGTTTCCGACGAGACAGTGGCGCAGGGCGCGACCGCTTGTGTAGGAATAAGCGTTGATGACTTTACCAATATTATCGGTACACAGTTTACCGTGAACTATAATGCTGCGGCGCTTTCTTTCCAGACTTTCCAGGGCTTCAACCTTCCAGGATTGACCGCGAGTAATTTCGCCAACCCGAGTGCCGGTACGCTGACATTTTCCTGGATAGACAATACCTTTGCCGGGGTGACTCTTCCTGCGGGAACGACCATTTTTGAGGCTTGCTTCACCGCTACAGGTGCCGCAGGAACTACCGCCGTAAGCATAGGCAACAGCCCCGTGCCGGTAGAAATCCTTGATGTGGATGAGAACCTTGTCACAGCAACGACGAACAACGGAAGTGTTACCATCACCGGCGGTACGGGTGGCGTTGACGGCTTTATGATCAATGTTTCCGACGAGACAGTGGCGCAGGGCGCGACCGCTTGTGTAGGAATAAGCGTTGATGACTTTACCAATATTATCGGTACACAGTTTACCGTGAACTATAATGCTGCGGCGCTTTCTTTCCAGACTTTCCAGGGCTTCAACCTTCCAGGATTGACCGCGAGTAATTTCGCCAACCCGAGTGCCGGTACGCTGACATTTTCCTGGATAGACAATACCTTTGCCGGGGTGACTCTTCCTGCGGGAACGACCATTTTTGAGGCTTGCTTCACCGCTACAGGTGCCGCAGGAACTACCGCCGTAAGCATAGGCAACAGCCCCGTGCCGGTAGAAATCCTTGATGTGGATGAGAACCTTGTCACAGCAACGACGAACAACGGAAGTGTTACCATCACCGGCGGTACGGGTGGCGTTGACGGCTTTATGATCAATGTTTCCGACGAGACAGTGGCGCAGGGCGCGACCGCTTGTGTAGGAATAAGCGTTGATGACTTTACCAATATTATCGGTACACAGTTTACCGTGAACTATAATGCTGCGGCGCTTTCTTTCCAGACTTTCCAGGGCTTCAACCTTCCAGGATTGACCGCGAGTAATTTCGCCAACCCGAGTGCCGGTACGCTGACATTTTCCTGGATAGACAATACCTTTGCCGGGGTGACTCTTCCTGCGGGAACGACCATTTTTGAGGCTTGCTTCACCGCTACAGGTGCCGCAGGAACTACCGCCGTAAGCATAGGCAACAGCCCCGTGCCGGTAGAAATCCTTGATGTGGATGAGAACCTTGTCACAGCAACGACGAACAACGGAAGTGTTACCATCACCGGCGGTACGGGTGGCGTTGACGGCTTTATGATCAATGTTTCCGACGAGACAGTGGCGCAGGGCGCGACCGCTTGTGTAGGAATAAGCGTTGATGACTTTACCAATATTATCGGTACACAGTTTACCGTGAACTATAATGCTGCGGCGCTTTCTTTCCAGACTTTCCAGGGCTTCAACCTTCCAGGATTGACCGCGAGTAATTTCGCCAACCCGAGTGCCGGTACGCTGACATTTTCCTGGATAGACAATACCTTTGCCGGGGTGACTCTTCCTGCGGGAACGACCATTTTTGAGGCTTGCTTCACCGCTACAGGTGCCGCAGGAACTACCGCCGTAAGCATAGGCAACAATCCTGTGCCGGTAGAAATCCTTGATGTAAATGAAAACCTTGTCACTGCAACGACCAATAACGGAAGCGTTACCATTACCAATGGTACAGGAGGTGGACAATTGACCGTTAACGTAGGCGTTGAATCAGTAGAACAGGGAAATATGGTTTGCGTGCCCATTACCGTAAATGACTTTACAAACATTATCGGAGCACAATTGTCCTTGAGTTATAATCCGGCGAACTTGTCATTTAGCAATTTTAGCGGATTTGGATTACCTGGCCTAAGTGCAAGTAACTTTGGAAACCCTGTTGCGGGTTCCATTACTTTCTCCTGGACCGACAATACTTTTGCCGGGGTGACCTTGGCTAATGGCACTCAAATCTTTGAAGTGTGCTTTACGGCTGTTGGGGCTGCAGGGGTAGTAACACCCGTGAATATTGTAAATAATCCGGCTGCTGTTGAATTTATTGATGTAAACGACAATCCGGTAACGGCTACTATCCATAACGGTTCAGTGACCATAACCGATCCAAACGTAGATCCTTCCAATGCAGGTTTCAGCCTGACATTATCAGAAGAAACGGCTATGACAGGGCAAACGGTTTGTGTGGACATGATCGTGAATAATTTTGGCAGCATCTCTGGCATGGATTTCTCGATTAATTACAATCCAGCACTGCTTAATTTTGTTTCCATTGGCAATTTTAACCTCACAGGATTGGATTTGGGCGATTTCAATTACCCGGGTTCCGGAACAAGTGCTGGAAAGATTACCCTTTCATGGGATAATGCTTCGGCAGTGTCTCTGCCTGATGGAACGGCTGTTTTTGAAATATGCTTCCAGGTAATTGGCCCTGGCGGTAGTGTTTCTGCCGTGAGTTTTACCAGCAATCCTGTGGGCATAAATATCACTGATGGAAATGGTGCTTCAGTGGAAACCAATCTCGATCATGGTTCTGTAACCATTTTATCTGATGGAGGTAACAATTATGATGGATTTACCCTAGTGTTATCTGAAGAGTCGGCGACTGCAATGGGAGAACAAGTTTGCGTTTCCATGGAGGTTTATGATTTTGCAAATATCATCGGGATGCAATTTACCATCAATTACAATCCCACTTTGCTCGGTTTCGTCTCAGTTGGAAACTTTAACTTACAAGGACTTACCGAGGGGAATTTTGGAACACCAGGCAACGGACAATCACCCGGAACAATCACCTTTTCATGGACTGATCAGGATCTTACGGGGGAGTCTGCTGCAGATGGAACGGCGCTTTTTGAAATTTGCTTTACCACCTTATTCAATAATGGGACCACACCGGTTCAATTTTCAAATTCTCCGGTGGCCATTGAAATAATCAATACAAATGACCAGGAGGTCCCGGCTGCAACCGACAATGGCTCCGTGACCATTGGGGGAAATGTACAGGCAGAAGGTTTTGCCTTATTCATTGAAGATATCAGCGCTTCACCTGGTGATCAGATTTGTCTGGATGTAACGGCTCAGGATTTTATTGATCTTAATGGCATTCAGTTTACGATCAACTATGATCAAGCGGCACTTCAGTTTTTAAACGTCGGGGCATTCAATTTGCCAAGCTTAAGTGCTTCAAACTTTAATACTACCAATCCGGGAAAAATCGTATTGTCATGGGATGATCCGACTTTACAGGGGGTAACCCTGATTGGATCGGATTCCACTTTGTTTGAAATGTGTTTCAATGTAATAGGAACCAGTTCCACTGCCCTTACTTTTGGTAACTCACCAGTTACTATTGAAGCGGTGGATGTGAATGACAATATCATTGATCCGATTGATTCCGATGACCCAGGTATTATAACGATTGGCACCGCAGTACCCCCTAGCATTACCAATTTCCTGGTAACCCCGGTTTCCTGTAACGGATCCGGCGATGGAGTGATCAGCATTGATGCCATTTCAGGGAATGGGCCCTTCGCTTACCTCTGGAGTTTGGTCGGTGAGGATGGATCCACTATCTCAGGGCTGGAGCCGGGCACATATTATGTGACCGTTGTTGATGCTTCTACTACCTTATTGACTTCCGCATCCTTTACGGTTACGCAACCTGGACCACTGACGATCTCCAATATAAATGTGGTGGATGTGGTTTGTGCTAATGAAGCAACCGGATCGATAAGCATTACCGTTACCGGTGGAACCATGCCCTATATGGTTGAATGGAGTGGCGGATTGCCTGATGGATTGGTGCAAAACAACCTTGCAGCCGGAGTATATTCCGTAACCGTTACCGATGCAAGAGGATGTACAGCCTCTACTACCATTACAGTTGATGGATCAAATAACCCATTGAATATTACCAGCCTGATTCCTGTAAATGTGCCAGGGGGAGCAGTCAACCTGACGGTAACCGGAGGAACCGGAGCGGGAACCTATGATTATTCATGGACAGGACCTGGGACTTTTATGGCAACAACCGAAGACATTACTGGACTTTCCCAACCTGGAAATTATTGTGTTACCGTTACCGATAATGCGGGTTGTACGGATGAAGCCTGCGTTCAGGTAGGTGAAAATATCATTATTAATTCTTTCCAGATCAACAACACTTGTGTTGGCACATCTCAGGGGGGGATTAATATTGAGGTGACTGGCGGAGTTGGATTGCTCACTTACCAATGGGCCTTGCAAGGGGGGACTAATAATCCTATCAGCTTGAGTCAGGATATCATTAACCAGCCTGCAGGAAATTATACAGTGACCATTTCGGATGTCAACAATAACCAGATCACGGGTTCTTTCCAAATTCAGAATTATTCAACCTTAACCTATGGAGCGACCATCGGGCCTGCTTTAAATGGTAACGATGGATCTATTGTACTGAATAACTTCCAAAATGGAACACCACTGTCATATCAGTGGTCACCAAACGTTTCCAATACTACTTTTGAAGCTTATAACCTGTCCGCCGGGCAGTATTGTGTCACCGTTACAGACCAGAACGGTTGTCAGACAAATGCCTGTTATATGGTTCCTGCAGCGCCACTGGCGTTTACTGGAGAAGTGACAACCGATGTTTCCTGTAACGGATACTCCAATGGTATCCTGGCTGTGACAGTAAGTGGAGGGATACCTCCTTATACTTATGTAGCAGATGCAGGCCCTTCACCAATCGCCAACGTGACCGGAGCGTTTATGGTGAATACATTATCCGCAGGAACAGTCAATTATACGATAACAGATGCGCAAGGTACTGTTATCGGAGGTTCAAGTCAAATAAACCAGCCAGATCAGATTACCTACAACTCAGCCGTGGTGAATGATGTGGAAGGACCGGCTTGTTCAGGAAAGATTGTACTGGACATCAACGGAGGTACCGGGCCCTATTCAGTAACCTGGAACTCAGGCATTGGAGGCACCCAGCCGATTGGTTTATGTGGGGGCGATTATGTGCCTTCTATTACAGATTCACATGGATGCCAGTTATTTGCCACAGAAGCAATCGTCGTTTCAGAACTTTCAGATTCTGTATCCATTGTTGATGTGACCTGCCAGGGAGACGAGAACGGTTTAATTGACCTGTCTCCTTTTGGGGCGAACACTTATACCTTTGAATGGCGTAAACAAGGTAGCCCGGCGATTATTTCCACCAATGAAGACCTCCCTGATTTTGGTCCGGGAACCTATACGGTTGAAATCACCGATGAGACCGGGGCTGTATTGATCAATACCTATGAAATTGGTACGCAGTCGAATCTCGCTGTGAACGTGAATATAACTTCTAATTACAATGGATATGCCGTAAAATGTAGTGATTCCTCAGATGGAACAGCACTTGCGGCAGGATCTAATGGAGTAGGGGTTTACTCTTACGAATGGGAATACGGTGGAAGCCTTTTCAGCGTAGGGGCTAACCTTACGAATGCCACGGCGGGCACTTACAACCTTATCGCAATTGATGAACTGGGGTGCGAAGCTATGGAAGTTATTACTTTATCCGCCCCGCCCGTGCTTAATGCGGTGGAAGCTGTGGAAGATGTTTCCTGTGACGGATTGCAGGACGGATCTATTGAAGTGGCCGGTTTCGGAGGTGTTCCTGATTATGTTTACCAGTGGAGTAACCCTAATATTGGCAGTGCGAACAATTTCCTTGCTGCAGGAAATTATGGCCTGACCGTAACAGATGCCAACGGATGTACCATTGTAAGAAGTTACAATATTGTGGAACCTACACCGATCCAGGTGACTATCGTGGCAGAACCTGCCACCGAACCGGGAACGGGATACAGCGATTGTAGTGGATCCAATGGTTCTGTATCAGCAATAGTAACCGGGGGAAATGGAGAGTACAATTACAATTGGCTCAATATTGAGGTAATTGATCTTAATCAGGATGTAATTACCGGATTGTGCCCCGGACCATATTACCTCCAGGTAACCGATAGTAATGGCTGCGAAAGTTTGTCTGGTACAGTGGTTGGAGAAGTGGAAGATCGCCGTTTCCCTTGTTTAGAACAAAGAGTGGTGATTACGCCGGATGGTAATGGCAGCAATGACGAATTCATTATTTTCTGTATCGGAGAGTTACCAGATAATCACCTGGAAATCTATAACAGATGGGGTCAGCTGGTGTACCAAACGGATAATTACGATAATAGCTGGGAAGGAAATTCTTTCAACGGTGATCCTCTGCCTGAAGGACCTTATTACTTCATCCTGGAATACCAGAGCCCTGACGGGATCATCCAGACGAAGGGATCGCTGACTATTGTGAGATAA